The following proteins come from a genomic window of Phnomibacter ginsenosidimutans:
- a CDS encoding KpsF/GutQ family sugar-phosphate isomerase: protein MPAGVQAATGKRLPLRRMAQPNILTLAQQSIQIEADSVAALQGFIDQQFEQVVQTIHQCSGRLVVSGIGKSAIIAQKIVATLNSTGTPSLYMHAADAIHGDLGMITQHDVVMLISKSGNSPEIKVLVPLIKNFGNTLIGMVGNTGSFLATQSDLVLNTTVEKEACPNNLAPTSSTTAQMVMGDALAVCLMHLNHFTGDDFARFHPGGALGKKLFLRVSDLIANNPVPMVRPETPLPETVIEMTAKRLGATAVINEDGSLFGVITDGDLRRMLERRQPIAGVTAADICTRHPKTIDPDAMAMHALDVLRQYDITHLVVLANNQYVGILHLHDLVKEGLL, encoded by the coding sequence ATGCCTGCCGGAGTGCAGGCTGCTACGGGCAAAAGGCTACCTTTGCGCCGCATGGCACAACCCAATATTCTTACCCTTGCGCAGCAAAGCATTCAGATAGAAGCAGATAGCGTGGCTGCCCTACAGGGTTTTATCGATCAGCAGTTTGAACAAGTGGTGCAAACCATACACCAATGCAGCGGCCGCTTGGTGGTAAGCGGCATTGGCAAAAGCGCCATCATTGCCCAAAAAATTGTAGCCACCCTCAACAGCACGGGTACACCCAGCTTGTACATGCATGCTGCCGATGCCATCCATGGCGATTTGGGCATGATTACGCAACACGATGTGGTGATGCTCATCAGCAAAAGCGGCAACAGCCCCGAGATTAAAGTGCTGGTACCCCTCATCAAAAACTTTGGCAATACCCTCATCGGCATGGTGGGCAATACCGGTAGTTTTTTGGCCACCCAATCTGATTTGGTGCTCAATACGACAGTAGAAAAAGAAGCCTGCCCTAACAATCTGGCACCCACCAGCAGTACTACCGCTCAAATGGTAATGGGCGATGCACTGGCGGTTTGCCTCATGCACCTCAATCATTTTACCGGCGACGATTTTGCCCGTTTCCACCCCGGTGGTGCTTTGGGTAAAAAGTTGTTTCTGCGGGTGTCTGACCTCATTGCCAACAACCCCGTGCCCATGGTACGGCCCGAAACACCGCTCCCCGAAACGGTGATAGAAATGACGGCCAAACGATTGGGGGCAACAGCTGTGATAAACGAAGACGGCAGTTTGTTCGGAGTGATAACCGATGGCGATTTGCGCCGCATGCTCGAACGCCGACAGCCCATTGCCGGTGTTACAGCTGCTGACATTTGCACCCGTCATCCCAAAACCATCGACCCCGATGCCATGGCCATGCATGCCCTTGATGTGCTGCGTCAATACGACATTACACACCTGGTGGTACTTGCCAACAACCAATATGTGGGAATCCTACATTTGCACGACCTCGTAAAAGAAGGCTTGCTATAA
- the recQ gene encoding DNA helicase RecQ, whose amino-acid sequence MAKTVAKKSAATPKKTTGTAVTKKASAKKTATQHTTAPISTFSEAELLEKLNFHFGFDAFKGKQLEAINSLLSGKDTFIIMPTGGGKSLCYQLPAMICDGVAIVVSPLIALMKNQVDLVRGYSDNDNIAHFLNSTLNKTQQREVKDDLTSGRTKILYVAPETLTKQDNLDFFRDLNISFFAVDEAHCISEWGHDFRPEYRRLRDMMDEINEQIPVIALTATATPKVQSDIVKNLGLRNPNIYISSFNRTNLYYEVQPKVKKEQTVRNIVKFISQNKGKSGIIYTLNRKTTEELAEVLQANNIKAVAYHAGLDAKIRAERQDKFLNEDVQVIVATIAFGMGIDKPDIRFVIHFNIPKSIENYYQETGRAGRDGMEGKCILYYSHSDVAKLEHLMRDKPLSEREVGAQLINETVAFAESNVCRRKILLHYFGEEAKQENCGLCDNCLHPKESIDTKDEVIKVMKVVKALDEHFNIDYVINILLGNPIPQVTMFRHNNIPEFGIGKDKDAHFWNSLIRQMLLSTLLRKDIEEYGLLKFTDKGKAFMKKPTEFRIVLNNQFEDANEDDGDYDGGDGAGTGAAADDKLFEMLKELRQREAKKRSLPPFVIFLENSLQDMATMYPTTLEELEKMQGVSKGKAIKFGKPFIELIANYVEENDITKPEDFVMKSVVNKSSNKVYIIQNIDKKIPLETIAKNKSLGLHELLEEMETIAASGTRLNLDYAIDEMLDEYEQEEVIEYFKGCETSSLDIAQKELSDLSLDWEQLKIMRIKFLSVYGN is encoded by the coding sequence ATGGCAAAAACTGTGGCGAAAAAATCAGCAGCAACCCCTAAAAAAACAACGGGCACTGCTGTTACCAAAAAAGCATCGGCCAAAAAAACGGCTACCCAACATACCACTGCTCCAATTTCTACTTTTAGCGAAGCTGAACTGCTGGAAAAACTCAACTTCCATTTTGGTTTCGATGCCTTTAAAGGCAAGCAACTCGAAGCCATCAACAGCCTGCTCAGCGGCAAAGACACCTTCATCATTATGCCCACCGGCGGTGGCAAAAGCCTTTGCTACCAACTGCCCGCTATGATTTGTGATGGCGTGGCCATTGTGGTGAGTCCGCTCATTGCCCTCATGAAAAACCAGGTAGACCTGGTGCGTGGCTACAGCGACAACGACAATATTGCCCACTTCCTCAATAGTACGCTGAACAAAACCCAGCAGCGGGAAGTGAAAGACGACCTCACCAGCGGCCGCACCAAAATTTTGTACGTAGCGCCAGAAACGCTGACCAAGCAAGACAACCTCGATTTTTTCCGTGACCTTAATATTTCCTTTTTTGCGGTAGACGAAGCCCACTGTATTTCTGAATGGGGCCACGACTTCCGACCTGAGTATCGCCGCCTGCGGGATATGATGGACGAGATTAACGAACAAATTCCGGTGATTGCACTTACGGCCACGGCTACGCCAAAAGTGCAAAGCGATATTGTCAAAAATCTGGGCCTGCGCAATCCGAACATTTACATTTCTTCTTTCAACCGCACCAACCTGTACTACGAAGTACAACCCAAAGTGAAGAAGGAACAAACGGTGCGGAACATTGTCAAGTTCATTTCGCAGAACAAAGGCAAGAGTGGCATTATCTACACCCTCAACCGCAAAACCACTGAAGAGCTGGCTGAAGTATTGCAGGCCAACAACATCAAAGCAGTAGCCTACCACGCTGGCCTCGATGCCAAAATACGAGCCGAGCGTCAGGATAAATTTTTGAATGAAGATGTGCAGGTGATTGTGGCTACCATTGCTTTTGGCATGGGCATCGACAAACCGGATATCCGTTTTGTGATTCACTTCAACATTCCCAAATCCATCGAAAACTATTATCAGGAAACGGGCCGTGCCGGTAGGGATGGCATGGAAGGCAAGTGTATTCTATACTACTCTCACAGCGATGTGGCCAAGCTGGAACACCTGATGCGGGACAAGCCGCTGAGTGAGCGGGAAGTGGGTGCTCAACTCATCAACGAAACCGTAGCATTTGCGGAGAGCAACGTGTGCCGCCGCAAAATTTTGCTGCACTATTTTGGCGAAGAAGCTAAGCAGGAAAACTGCGGCCTTTGCGACAACTGCCTGCATCCGAAAGAATCCATCGACACCAAAGACGAAGTGATTAAAGTGATGAAAGTGGTGAAAGCGTTGGATGAACATTTCAATATTGATTACGTCATCAACATATTGCTGGGCAACCCCATACCGCAGGTGACCATGTTCCGCCACAACAACATTCCGGAGTTTGGCATTGGCAAAGACAAAGACGCTCATTTCTGGAACAGTCTCATTCGCCAAATGTTGCTGAGCACTTTGCTCCGCAAAGACATTGAAGAATATGGCCTGCTGAAGTTTACGGATAAAGGAAAGGCATTTATGAAGAAGCCAACCGAATTCCGCATTGTGCTCAACAACCAGTTTGAAGATGCCAACGAAGATGATGGCGACTACGATGGTGGCGATGGTGCTGGCACCGGTGCTGCCGCCGACGACAAGCTGTTTGAAATGCTGAAAGAACTGCGTCAGCGGGAAGCGAAAAAACGTAGCCTGCCACCGTTTGTCATCTTCCTCGAAAACAGCCTGCAAGACATGGCCACCATGTACCCCACAACGCTGGAAGAGCTGGAAAAAATGCAGGGTGTAAGCAAGGGTAAAGCCATCAAGTTTGGTAAGCCGTTTATTGAACTCATTGCCAACTACGTAGAAGAAAACGACATTACCAAGCCGGAAGACTTTGTGATGAAAAGCGTAGTAAACAAGAGCAGCAATAAGGTGTATATCATTCAAAACATTGATAAGAAAATACCGCTGGAAACCATTGCCAAAAACAAAAGTCTTGGCCTGCACGAACTGCTGGAAGAAATGGAAACCATTGCTGCCAGCGGCACCCGCCTCAACCTCGACTACGCTATAGATGAAATGCTGGACGAATACGAGCAGGAAGAAGTGATTGAATACTTTAAAGGCTGCGAAACATCGTCACTCGATATTGCGCAAAAAGAACTGAGCGACCTGAGCCTCGATTGGGAACAGCTGAAAATTATGCGCATCAAATTTTTGAGTGTGTACGGCAACTAA
- a CDS encoding DUF1501 domain-containing protein: MKRRIFVRNTALASVALPLQLNGFGMTAHSEASHLVQALGNVPAAHEDHVLVIINMVGGNDGLNTVIPVAQYSQYYNLRSNIAIPTNKLLVLEGETDIALHPALSGMRDLYNDGLVSIVHAAGYPDSNQSHARSSDIWMTGVSANQYASTGWAGRYLEQRFTGYPAGYPSASMEDPLALQIGYTATPTLQGTTQSTGVTINDANAFYQLIGESCNVAGEDLPCCDAGDLVAFVRRQQVLAVGYSAEIKQAADAGANLATYPTQNRLADQLKIVSRLIHGGLKSKIYFVSMDGFDTHSGQAESSDVTTGTHANLLKQLGDAVKAFYTDLQLQGTQQRVLSMTFSEFGRRANSNSSLGTDHGQAAPMFLIGQGLQKKQIGTPSNLVSDLLPVNPQPWETQRDLAMQIDFRRVYADVLNDWLGNDPGDTAQILYQPFATTSILKPTIETITNGNWADRSTWSAGRMPLAGETVIVNAGHTLHIPQSVSVHKMEVHGTLDVKPGVQLNITGQ; the protein is encoded by the coding sequence ATGAAAAGAAGAATCTTTGTTCGCAATACGGCTTTGGCTTCTGTGGCACTTCCGCTTCAGCTCAATGGTTTTGGCATGACGGCCCACAGCGAAGCCAGCCATTTGGTGCAGGCGTTGGGCAATGTACCGGCTGCTCATGAAGACCATGTGCTGGTCATCATCAACATGGTAGGTGGCAATGATGGATTGAACACCGTAATACCTGTAGCACAATATTCACAGTACTACAATTTGCGCAGCAATATTGCTATTCCTACCAATAAACTGCTGGTGCTGGAAGGCGAAACAGACATTGCCCTGCACCCGGCACTATCAGGCATGCGGGATTTGTACAATGATGGATTGGTAAGTATTGTGCATGCCGCTGGCTATCCCGATTCGAACCAAAGCCATGCCCGTAGCAGCGATATTTGGATGACAGGCGTAAGTGCCAATCAATACGCCAGTACGGGTTGGGCGGGCCGCTACCTGGAGCAGCGTTTTACAGGTTATCCAGCAGGATACCCCAGCGCCAGCATGGAAGATCCGTTGGCTTTGCAAATTGGATACACCGCTACACCTACGTTGCAGGGTACAACCCAATCAACAGGTGTTACCATCAATGATGCCAATGCTTTTTACCAACTGATTGGCGAAAGCTGCAATGTAGCCGGCGAAGATTTGCCCTGCTGCGATGCTGGCGATTTGGTGGCCTTTGTACGGCGGCAGCAGGTGCTGGCAGTGGGCTATTCAGCCGAAATAAAACAAGCGGCAGATGCCGGTGCAAATCTGGCCACTTACCCCACACAAAACCGGCTGGCCGATCAATTGAAAATTGTATCCCGATTGATACACGGCGGTTTAAAAAGCAAAATTTATTTCGTGTCGATGGATGGTTTTGATACGCATTCGGGCCAGGCCGAAAGCAGCGATGTAACCACCGGCACCCATGCCAATCTGCTCAAGCAATTGGGCGATGCTGTAAAAGCTTTTTACACCGATTTGCAACTGCAGGGCACCCAACAAAGAGTACTGAGCATGACCTTTTCTGAGTTTGGCCGCAGGGCCAATTCCAACAGTTCACTCGGCACCGATCATGGGCAGGCAGCACCCATGTTTCTCATAGGCCAAGGCTTGCAGAAAAAACAAATCGGCACACCGTCTAACCTTGTCAGCGATTTGCTACCGGTAAACCCGCAACCGTGGGAAACACAACGTGATTTGGCCATGCAAATTGATTTCAGAAGAGTGTACGCCGACGTGCTGAATGACTGGCTGGGCAACGACCCCGGCGATACAGCGCAAATTTTGTATCAGCCTTTTGCCACCACCAGCATACTCAAACCGACCATTGAAACAATAACCAATGGCAACTGGGCCGACCGCAGTACCTGGAGTGCCGGCCGCATGCCACTGGCCGGCGAAACTGTGATTGTAAATGCCGGACATACGCTGCACATTCCGCAATCGGTAAGCGTTCACAAAATGGAAGTACATGGCACACTCGATGTAAAACCCGGTGTGCAACTCAACATTACCGGGCAATAA
- a CDS encoding tail fiber domain-containing protein: MKNTLTLALCCMSMFAAAQHVGIGIANPTDNLQVHGNNATSSGISFTNNATGNTAANGMRIGLFYDAANAINRYGFISVPANLPFNIWQGTQRRLVMNNTGEIGIGMNPYPGATLSVNGSAYIIAKPATGALVFVADTIASNTNLGTGVVLTKHLSTGRNFFNFLLRGDRSQAILEVDFKNGTANAKQTEILFDSTGRIGIGNYLSYYNNPIQSDLHLFGSQTIEGKTGGTQLSINGPASNYSSGSYFKLAYNASGNESAPVPLGQRFHYFMKLNDSSVFNSPDAGGSLAIGRYRTTPLGAIFYKNDLIALSQNKTGQVGIGGYPLSTDNVHEVFMWGNTRFSADKITLDRPAAASASSASIELRNEGAYRYGFGYDASNDRFFLYEGKSNSNALFVNNGRLGVGNRNPTTNTLEVNGNASKATAGDWLANSDARLKKEITPLNNALEKLLQLKGVTYEWNDDKTGTQRPAGKQMGFTAQNIQQVFPQLVSTDAQGYLQTSYGTYDALYVEAIKTLLQRIETLEQQVKALQQR, from the coding sequence ATGAAAAATACACTCACTCTTGCTCTTTGCTGCATGAGCATGTTTGCTGCTGCACAACATGTGGGCATTGGCATTGCCAACCCAACAGACAACCTGCAAGTACATGGCAACAATGCTACCAGTTCGGGCATTAGTTTTACCAACAACGCTACGGGTAATACTGCAGCCAATGGCATGCGTATCGGTTTGTTTTATGATGCTGCAAATGCCATCAACCGATACGGCTTTATTAGCGTACCTGCTAATCTGCCTTTCAACATTTGGCAGGGAACGCAACGCAGATTGGTGATGAATAACACCGGTGAAATTGGCATTGGCATGAATCCATATCCGGGAGCAACATTGTCTGTCAATGGTTCAGCATATATAATTGCCAAACCTGCAACCGGTGCGCTGGTATTTGTGGCAGATACCATTGCCAGCAATACCAATCTGGGCACAGGTGTTGTGCTCACCAAACATTTAAGTACGGGCAGAAACTTTTTCAATTTCTTGCTCAGGGGTGATCGTTCACAAGCAATACTGGAAGTTGATTTTAAAAACGGCACTGCCAATGCAAAGCAAACTGAAATTTTGTTCGACTCAACCGGCCGAATTGGTATTGGTAATTATCTGAGCTACTACAACAACCCCATTCAATCGGACCTGCACTTGTTTGGCTCACAAACCATTGAAGGCAAAACCGGCGGCACTCAATTGTCCATCAATGGCCCTGCCAGCAACTATTCATCCGGCTCCTACTTTAAGCTGGCATACAATGCATCGGGCAACGAATCGGCGCCAGTTCCATTAGGACAACGTTTTCATTATTTCATGAAGCTCAATGACAGTAGTGTTTTCAATTCACCTGATGCAGGTGGATCGCTGGCTATTGGGCGATACAGAACCACACCCCTGGGTGCTATTTTCTACAAGAATGATTTGATTGCGTTGTCTCAAAATAAAACCGGGCAGGTGGGCATTGGTGGGTACCCATTGTCGACAGACAATGTGCATGAAGTGTTTATGTGGGGCAATACCCGTTTTAGTGCGGATAAAATTACCCTCGACCGTCCCGCTGCAGCAAGTGCCAGTAGTGCCAGCATAGAGCTTCGCAATGAAGGTGCTTACCGCTATGGCTTTGGCTACGATGCCAGCAACGATCGTTTCTTTTTGTACGAAGGCAAAAGCAACAGCAATGCATTGTTCGTGAACAACGGCCGCCTTGGTGTTGGTAACCGCAACCCAACCACCAACACCCTCGAAGTAAACGGCAATGCCAGCAAAGCCACAGCCGGCGATTGGTTGGCCAACAGCGATGCCCGGCTGAAAAAAGAAATTACACCACTCAACAATGCCTTAGAAAAACTGCTGCAATTGAAGGGCGTTACTTACGAATGGAATGATGATAAAACCGGTACCCAAAGACCTGCTGGAAAACAAATGGGTTTTACAGCACAAAATATTCAGCAGGTATTTCCGCAGCTGGTAAGCACCGATGCGCAAGGTTATTTACAAACGAGCTATGGCACTTACGATGCTTTGTATGTAGAAGCCATTAAAACTTTGTTGCAACGCATTGAAACATTGGAACAACAAGTAAAAGCACTACAGCAGCGGTAA
- a CDS encoding sugar phosphate nucleotidyltransferase yields the protein MNNHQYVAIMAGGIGSRFWPMSRNRLPKQFLDVLGTGQTLLQSTYNRFAAFVPAENIFIITFEEYAPLVAQQLPHLPAANILKEPSRKSTAPCVAYMAFKLMQRNPEASFIVSPSDHLVMDRDGLCRPGKAGFAVC from the coding sequence ATGAATAATCATCAATATGTGGCCATCATGGCGGGCGGCATTGGAAGTCGCTTTTGGCCCATGAGCCGCAACCGGTTGCCCAAGCAGTTTCTCGACGTGCTCGGTACCGGTCAAACGCTGCTGCAATCTACCTACAACCGCTTTGCAGCGTTTGTACCTGCAGAAAATATTTTCATCATCACGTTTGAAGAATATGCGCCACTGGTGGCACAGCAATTGCCCCACCTGCCGGCTGCCAATATTTTGAAAGAACCCAGCCGCAAAAGCACAGCGCCCTGTGTAGCCTACATGGCTTTCAAACTCATGCAGCGCAATCCCGAAGCATCTTTCATTGTATCGCCCAGCGATCATTTGGTGATGGATCGAGACGGGCTTTGCCGACCTGGCAAAGCAGGCTTTGCAGTTTGCTGA
- a CDS encoding mannose-1-phosphate guanylyltransferase, translated as MQFAEERNALVTLGINPTYPNTGYGYIQYDQEPVENNVFKVKTFTEKPNLELAKTFLASGDFLWNAGIFVWKAADVLHAFEQHLPEMYEVFAAEANLFDTEQEHEALVRIYPQCTNISIDYGIMEKAQNVHIIPASIGWSDLGTWNSAYENMDKDYLGNAVTGKNVMVIDATRNMVHVPDSKMVVLQGLDDFVIVDTNDVLLICKKTGSRK; from the coding sequence TTGCAGTTTGCTGAAGAAAGAAATGCACTGGTGACTTTGGGCATTAATCCTACCTATCCCAACACAGGTTACGGCTACATTCAATACGATCAGGAGCCGGTGGAGAACAACGTGTTTAAGGTGAAAACCTTTACCGAAAAACCCAACCTGGAGTTGGCAAAAACCTTTTTGGCCAGCGGCGACTTTTTATGGAACGCAGGCATATTTGTGTGGAAGGCTGCCGATGTGTTGCATGCATTTGAACAACACCTGCCAGAGATGTACGAAGTGTTTGCTGCGGAGGCCAATTTGTTTGATACCGAACAAGAACACGAAGCACTGGTACGCATCTATCCGCAGTGTACCAATATTTCTATCGACTACGGTATTATGGAAAAGGCGCAAAACGTGCACATCATACCGGCCAGCATTGGCTGGAGCGATTTGGGTACCTGGAACAGCGCCTACGAAAACATGGACAAAGATTATTTGGGCAATGCCGTAACGGGTAAAAACGTAATGGTGATAGATGCGACCCGCAACATGGTGCATGTACCCGATAGCAAAATGGTAGTGCTGCAGGGCCTCGATGATTTTGTTATTGTAGACACCAACGATGTACTGCTCATTTGCAAAAAGACCGGGAGCAGGAAATAA
- a CDS encoding DUF1800 domain-containing protein, translated as MPYLDTYTTPLTAATAAHLLRRATAGPRKPEISAFTGLTATEAYDSLLANVQYYPEPVIHLDTGNAGFGTALNSGAPFDTDSNFGKVQSVRFWWLGLMANQSRPPSLLEKLALFWQNHFVVSSEVVTEYRFVWRYLNLIRDNALGNFRSFVKQVTIDPAMLEYLNGNQNVNGAPNENYARELQELFTVGEKDFYGNANYTEQDVKEAARVLTGWRHYNYWWNGTTSIYSAFQLNRHDTGNKTFSAKYNNAVITGNNTTNAGNVEVDALVSMLLNHPETPKFICRKLYRWYVNPNVTEEIENNVIIPLANFFKSPGNNFQIEPVLRKLLTSDIFFDISNRGAILKSPIELIIGAYRLFNLPPPNAATEPGPAEKYLGNVWWNTLSMQMPITAQSSVFGYEPYYLASRSKGWLSSATLALRYQFADTLIWPWLQVTPSYKLGLDLVGWATSLQPNFGNVAASAAITTEQILASFSEHMFVFPLSTAQQNFLIDTIMMQGIPRSSWIFEWNRYRQTPANLDNYNSVRWRLSLLMRYMLRMAEFQIS; from the coding sequence ATGCCTTATCTCGATACTTATACTACGCCACTCACGGCAGCTACTGCTGCACATTTGTTGCGCAGGGCCACGGCGGGTCCACGCAAGCCAGAAATTTCGGCTTTTACAGGCCTCACCGCTACCGAAGCATACGACAGCTTGCTGGCCAATGTGCAGTACTACCCCGAACCGGTCATTCACCTCGATACCGGCAATGCCGGCTTTGGCACTGCCCTCAACAGCGGCGCCCCGTTTGATACTGATTCTAATTTTGGTAAAGTGCAATCGGTACGGTTTTGGTGGCTTGGTTTAATGGCCAATCAAAGCCGGCCGCCCAGCCTGTTGGAGAAGCTGGCCCTGTTTTGGCAAAACCATTTTGTAGTGAGTTCAGAGGTTGTAACGGAGTACCGGTTTGTGTGGCGTTATCTCAATTTAATTCGGGACAATGCGCTGGGTAACTTCCGCAGCTTTGTGAAGCAAGTGACCATCGACCCTGCCATGCTCGAATACCTCAATGGCAATCAGAATGTAAACGGCGCCCCCAACGAAAACTATGCCCGTGAGCTGCAAGAATTATTTACCGTAGGTGAAAAAGATTTTTATGGCAATGCCAACTACACAGAGCAAGATGTAAAAGAAGCAGCCCGTGTGCTTACCGGTTGGCGGCATTACAATTACTGGTGGAATGGCACCACTTCTATCTACAGTGCCTTTCAGCTCAACCGCCACGATACAGGCAATAAAACTTTCTCTGCCAAATACAACAATGCAGTTATTACCGGCAACAATACCACCAATGCTGGCAATGTAGAAGTAGATGCACTCGTCAGCATGTTGCTCAATCATCCGGAAACACCCAAGTTTATTTGCCGCAAATTGTACCGCTGGTATGTAAACCCCAACGTGACGGAAGAAATTGAAAACAATGTGATTATTCCATTGGCAAATTTTTTCAAAAGCCCGGGCAACAATTTCCAGATAGAACCGGTGCTGCGCAAGTTGCTCACCAGCGATATTTTTTTCGACATCAGCAATCGCGGTGCGATATTAAAATCGCCCATTGAGTTGATTATTGGTGCGTATCGATTGTTCAACCTGCCGCCGCCCAATGCGGCCACCGAGCCCGGTCCGGCAGAAAAGTACCTCGGCAATGTGTGGTGGAATACGCTCAGCATGCAAATGCCCATTACCGCTCAGTCATCTGTATTTGGCTATGAACCATATTATCTCGCTTCAAGGTCGAAAGGTTGGTTAAGTTCGGCTACGTTGGCTCTTCGCTATCAGTTTGCCGACACCTTGATTTGGCCATGGCTGCAGGTGACGCCATCATACAAATTGGGTTTGGATTTAGTAGGATGGGCTACTTCGTTGCAGCCCAACTTTGGTAATGTAGCCGCATCGGCTGCCATTACCACCGAGCAAATACTGGCCAGTTTTTCTGAGCACATGTTTGTGTTTCCGTTGAGTACGGCGCAGCAAAACTTTCTCATCGATACCATCATGATGCAGGGCATTCCGCGTAGCTCCTGGATATTTGAATGGAACCGCTACCGGCAAACACCTGCCAACCTCGACAATTACAATTCCGTACGCTGGCGCCTATCGCTACTGATGCGCTACATGCTCCGCATGGCCGAATTTCAAATTAGCTAA
- a CDS encoding OmpA family protein produces MKKVDKAIDDVLDGKLFKKKNKTADSAKTKPTTPNGNEEKAEPAAQEKQPLKAYSKFDFVPGEKVLYYDDFERVAVGDFPAEYNTDASGEVMTVDGKNGKWLGLSKNGSFIPEKITSLPDNFTLEMNVGIIEDPSNNMSGFGLHFNTDKTQLFDYHFARGSFVTLHPSGGTAAFSVYQAATDNSLSNEFKMPQWNITTDQSFARLSIWRQGSRLRVYVNENKLMDIPRFFNLQQPYHLAFFRDFFGDCNLLLTDIRLAAGAPDNRSKLITEGRFSTTGILFDFQQSSIRPESYQVVKNIAATLAENPTVRVKIMGHTSNDGDANANLLLSKQRAAAVKNTLVKDFGIDANRLETDGKGGSEPADKGSTPEAKANNRRVEFIKL; encoded by the coding sequence ATGAAAAAAGTAGACAAAGCCATAGATGATGTGCTCGATGGCAAACTATTTAAAAAGAAAAACAAAACAGCTGATTCTGCCAAAACAAAGCCAACCACACCCAACGGCAACGAAGAAAAAGCAGAACCTGCTGCTCAGGAAAAACAACCTTTAAAAGCGTACAGCAAATTTGATTTTGTACCCGGCGAAAAAGTGTTGTACTACGATGATTTTGAAAGAGTAGCCGTAGGCGATTTTCCGGCGGAATATAATACCGATGCCAGCGGCGAAGTAATGACCGTAGATGGTAAAAACGGCAAGTGGTTGGGCCTTTCCAAAAACGGCAGTTTCATACCGGAAAAAATAACCAGCCTGCCAGACAATTTTACCTTAGAAATGAACGTGGGCATTATTGAAGATCCGAGCAACAATATGAGTGGTTTTGGATTGCATTTCAATACCGATAAAACCCAGCTATTCGATTACCATTTTGCCAGAGGCAGCTTTGTTACCCTGCACCCTTCCGGCGGTACCGCTGCATTCAGCGTGTATCAGGCAGCCACCGACAACAGCCTGAGCAATGAGTTTAAAATGCCACAATGGAACATCACAACCGACCAATCTTTTGCACGGCTGAGCATCTGGCGCCAAGGCAGCAGGTTACGGGTATATGTAAATGAAAACAAGCTCATGGATATCCCTCGTTTCTTCAACCTGCAACAACCGTATCACTTAGCTTTCTTCCGCGACTTTTTTGGCGATTGCAACCTGTTGTTGACAGATATAAGGTTAGCCGCTGGCGCCCCCGACAACCGCAGCAAACTCATTACTGAAGGTCGTTTTAGCACTACAGGCATTTTATTCGACTTTCAGCAAAGCAGCATCCGCCCCGAAAGCTATCAGGTAGTAAAAAACATTGCGGCTACCCTTGCAGAAAACCCAACTGTTCGTGTAAAAATTATGGGTCATACCAGCAACGATGGCGATGCCAATGCCAACCTGCTGCTGAGTAAGCAACGGGCAGCAGCCGTAAAAAATACACTTGTAAAAGATTTTGGCATTGATGCCAACCGCCTGGAAACCGACGGCAAAGGCGGCAGTGAGCCAGCCGACAAAGGCAGCACACCCGAAGCAAAAGCCAACAACAGAAGGGTTGAATTCATCAAACTGTAA